TTGGGTCTGTGTTTCTGGCCAAACCCACATCCAAGTTACGCTCTTTTCCTTCGTTGATGGTAGTGAAGTCAGCGGAGATTTCTGTTTCTGCTACACTTCAGAAGGAGAAACAGGTTTTTGACAATGTTCAGGGCTACCCTTTTGTCATTCACTGCTTTGGTGAAGACTCCACGGTTGAAGATAACGGTGACATGGTTTATAACCTGTTGCTTGAGTACGCTTCTGGTGGAAGCTTGAGAGATTTGATTCACAATTCTGGTGGGTGTGGTTTGCCTGAAAGTGATGTCAAACGCTACACCAAGTGTATTCTAAAAGGGTTTAATCATATTCATGGATGTGGGTATGTACACTGTGATATCAAGCCTGAGAATGTTCTGCTTGTGAATGTGAGTGCTAGTACTACTGATGGTGCTCATTTTGTGGCCAAGATTGCTGATCTTGGGTTGGCCAAGAGGTCATggcagaggaagaagatgaggatGGACTTGAGAGGCACTGCTTTGTATATGGCACCTGAGTGTTTGATTGAGTGTGTGCAAGAGCCTTCCTCTGATATTTGGGCTTTGGGTTGTGTTGTTTGTGAGATGTTGACTGGGAAATCTCCCTGGGATAGGGGAAAAGAGTTTAACAAACGGGATCTGTTCAATCTTATTGCTGACGAGCGCGAATTGCCTGAAATTCCAACTGGGGTTTCAAGTCAAGCCAAGGATTTTCTGAAAGCGTGCCTTGTAAAGAAATATATGTATAGGTTTACTGCTGAGATGTTGATGGATCACCCGTTTCTTGACGGACTTGGTGATGAAGAACTACCGGCTGTTACCTGCGTTTCTGGGACTGATGAGGCCGATTATGAGGTTTTTTGTTTCTCAGAAGATTATGAGTTAAGTTGTTCTTCTGGTGATCTTGCTGCCTGATGATGGTATGGCGTTATGTTTTCCTCCTTCGCAATTTGATGATTTGGGAGAACATTTGGATGGGAGATCAGATGAAAATGTGCCTGTTTTAGGCCAGAAAAGGAAGAGGGTTACATGTTATGATAACCATATATGTGAGAGAGCAGCACGTCGAACTTTGAAGTGCCCTGCTTCTACCATACCTGCTGTTGGAGCTTGACTGTATATTCCATCATACCTGCTGTTGGAGCTTAATTGTATATTCTTACAATATCTGATAGAGTATCCCTCATATACTATCTTAACTAGGCACTGAATTGTTCATTATTACAATTTAGATAGAGTATTCCTTATATGATTAATGTACAAGGCAGTAGACATGCACAAAATTGTACTTATTCTTGAAACATTTTCAAGTATATAATATAACCCAATTTTGCTATAACCAGGTTGTGcttttttcttacaatttattttcttgtttccctttcattttgtgttgttgtttgATGGCAAAGAGTTGTGATATTTGACATACTTTGCTAGTTAAACCACTTTTTTTGGAAAGCAACAATTCCAACCACTGCACATTGCATGTTCTGATTTGCAATTTCCTTGTATCAGCAGAAAATTTATCTCACAATGGAATTTGAAAgatgttttgtaatttgtaaaaataatggATATATTTCTCTCTATTGCTTTAGTATTGGCAATTTGGATTTGGTGGATTTGTGTTCCAGGTATGATATCTATCTGAATTTGTTTTCATCTATTTTTTTGTCGAGTACTCCTATGAGCGGAGGATTTGTATGGAAATTTTCTTGAATGGCTTTTTCTCGTATGGCAGCAAGTACTCCTATGGCAATTTTCTGGTATGGcttttacaaagaaaattttcaaaggaGTACTTGCTTTTTAATGAATTTCTGTCTTCTTTTCATCTATTTTTTGTTGTGTACTATCCTATCATATTTCTACCATTTCTAGTCAAATGAGTAGTGCTGaactgggtttgggttttgtttgtatTTAATGTAAAAAAGTTGATCACTTGCTGccaaaaacttcattttttgaCTCCCTGATAGTTGAGATGGTTTACAAACTTAGCTAGTTATACCTAATTCAGGAAAGCACTAATTCAACCAACTCGCTTTGCATGCACTGTTTTTAATGGATTTTCAAGTAAGATCTCTGTTGTGAGTTGCTATATTGGTAGATTAGGAGCTCccacatattaaaataaaaaagaaggaaagaaagaaaccagagagatagagagagttaGGAGGAACTGTTTTCTCATTCTTAATTCAGAATCCTGTAAAATAGTTCTCTGTTTGTATTTTGTAcactatttgtttgttttataaatttagattATTGGTTGCATATAAACTATATTTGAGGAGCATCTCATAGGCCCTCTGTGTCAATGCTGCAGTTGGCAATTTTCTTGTATCAGCAAAGAATTCATCTCATTATATAATTAGAAAGTTGTGTCATAACTTGCAAAAATAATGGGTACAGTACACAGCAAGTAATCAATTTCATCTATTTTTGTCGTGTACTTAGTACTCCTACCATATTTCAGCCATTGCTAGTTCCACGAATTCAATGCTGAactgggtttggattttgtttgtgtttaatgTATTAAAGTTGACTGCTTTCTACgaaaaaatttagtaaattattgtttagtttctggggttttttttttttttgggccttcATATATGTGATGCATTCTGTTAAGATTAGACAAATgctttgggttttgttttccCAAATTGTGGCTACCATGCGTTGCtttcaaataaaagaatgatGCTGGACAGCAGTCTAGTGTGCTTAGGatacaaagtttgatgaaagaaaaagagtcTAGAAGGTATAGGGTGCAACCGGAATGATATCAACAATACCACCCATATTTGTGTTGCCATGGATGAGTGTCAGCCATATTCGAAAAGAATTAGCTTATTTCAACTATTGTTGTTGAGCTTTGGTATCCACTGGATCCCTAGTTTCTACCTCtgtcaaacctttttttttcctgaatataCCTTTGTCAagtaaaattttgtgttttgtgaCATAAGATAATATCGAGAATCTAGTTAAAATTAGTAATTATGGTTTGCAAAATAGGCCTAATGTCCACAGTGGTAATAAGATCAtaattcattttgaaaacttcaaCCAATTAGTAGGGTTAGTCGTGGGTCTAATGAGCTCCAGCATTTCCTTTTTGTTACATGTAGATCTCTAGCGTAACTTTTGTGGACGTTACTTTGAAGTTTATCCTAGAATGCCAGATAATGGTGAACTACTTTTTGATGCTACTCACTTGGACAATTTTTGGTAGTTTATCAATTTTGCTATCTCTTGTTTTGTGATTGCATGTTATGCAGATTTAGAGTACACTCACTCATACCGCTCTATGATGCTAATTGAACCAAAAATACCAACACTCTACTTTTGGCATGTCTAGTTGTTGGGAAGACTATATATCTGGAGAAGCACATTTAACTGCTGTTATTGAGTTTTCCAGTAGGCCTCTTCCCATGAAGTTGGCATGAAAGATCTTGGCTTTCTTCAGGTTTGATTGAACATTCATGAACCCTTTAATGCTCTTTGATTTTCAGTGGTAATATGTTGCTCATTTAATATCATAGGTTTGCTCAGATAATTTCACAATACTAATACTCTTACTCTTATACAACTTTATTTGATGCTTCACCTGGACGCTTGGGAGTCAAATGGTACTTTGTAGAAAACCCTTGGCCTAATATTGCTTACAACAGCACTACTGTTGTTACTGCAACTTCaatgttattttgaaaagcttcttttttattttatttttttttgttttattttatccTTCTGGTCATTCACTCCTATATAGGCTAGTGAGGCGTTTTGAAActgatttttgtggtttttgtactcattttctttaaattaagaTGCATTATATCAAATCTCCATTTCATATCATTGCAGTTTAATGTACTATTTGCCATCATATTAAAAGTTTTGGCACTTGTCCCTCCATTTGTATGTGCAGTATATAATGTCCTAAAATGGATAAGCATGTAGACGCTGACTTCCTGCTACACATGTCATCCAAAAAATCTTCATtgcctccaaacttcttgattatatatttatgaactTCCATTGCCCCATCCTTCATGTAACATACTTTAACTTCATTTGCATCttatcaaaatttcaagaataacttaatattttttaaaactaaatagacCTCTTCTGACTTGTATTTATGgcaataaaaaaagtttaatgtTATTGAGACTTAACCTCACTGAGGCTTATCAAGCCTGAGAAtgttttgtttgtgaatatGAGTACTAATACTAATACTATTGATAGTGATCATTTTGTGGCAAAGATTATGGATCTTGGGTTggccaaaaggaaaaagatgagGTTGGGATTGAGAGGCACTGCATTGTATATGGCACCTGAATGTCTGATTTAGTGTGCAAGAGCCTCCTTCTGATATTTGGGGTTTGGGTTGTGTTGTTTGTGAGATGTCGATTGGGAAATCTCCCTGGGATAGGGTTAGAGTTGGACAGACTGGATTTGTTCAATCTTATTGCTGATGAGCACGAATTGCCTCAAGTTGGAGCTTGATTGTATATTCTTGATTTTACTACCATACCTGCTGTTGCAGCCTAATTGTATATTCTTAAGAGCATCTGACAGAGTTAGTATCAATCTTAGATTAAAAAGGTGGGTTGTCGTCAATGAGCTCACTGGATCCCGAGTTTCTACCTTTGACTAGTTAAACTATGCATTTGGTGAAATAAGATGAAACCAAGAATCTAGTTATAAGTAGTAATTATTGTTTGTGCAATTGTTCTAATGTCCATAGTGATGTTAGGTTCATAATTAATTCTGAAATTTTCACCAAATAAATAGGATTGGCCATGGGCTTAATGAGCTTTTGCAGTaatatacttaaaattttgtcaGTTTATCACACTATCTCTAGGTttgaaatttcatattttgaagaTTTCTTATCAAAGTACACTCGCTCATATTGCTTTATGATGCTTATGACCTGCTTGTTGTTCTTGAAAAGCATGTTTAACCTGCTCTAATTGAGGTCTCAAGTGGAGTCCACTTTCAATGAAGCTGGGATGAAATATCTTGGCTTTCTTCAACATACTTTGTATCTTCAAATTAGACCGAACATTTATTCAGCTGAGCTCTCATATTATTCAGCCGTTTTGTGGGCAAAAAGTGAATGAGATGGAGCAACAAATGAATTAGGAAATcctttttgttagtttttagaccccttaaaaccacaatcaaattaacctaggtaattagccaagtgattacttagtcaaattaacaaatctaggttaacacaaatatatcatatcaatgtattgcagtggaaaataaaaacacaacgatatgataactcaagaaaaccaaaccggtaaaaaacctggggaggatttaacctagatatcctcaaggtaaaaagcaaatccactagaaagaatcgaagttcatacaataagacttacaagcctccacgctcgacttcttattgctacccaccagtagaacttactgacacgaccacgtgcaagctccgaatccacagactccttctttctttggcctttgcaaaacacaaacacccccgtttgtgactttgagatcccactcaaaggtttagcaacataaactctcttgtttgtgactccaagaccacccttgaaggtttagatcatcaacacctttgatgacaagagaaggcagcaacttctacaataccggatcttaagattcttcaaggaatagcaccggtagaagacataagagagctttttaggaacaaaaccctaaatacaaaagaggcacactcttttctctctaaaaagccttataaaaacgtgcttaggatttcctttatatactgggagaagtagattagaaaccctaatcctaaatgggcttgaacagctgtttgggcttaattaaaattctgcagatacgactttcgatcgatcaagcctgtctttcgatcgatcgaaccaggcagaatatgaaatcttcttcttgcaacttgtatgttcttgaatcttgacttgaatcaccttgagcattgtctaataaaacctatagactctaagatctatatctagacaagtttatgttcatgatttgccaattgttctaaacatttagaacctaacactttTGCTAAAGGAGGAGTTGGCAAAATCGAGTATGAATCTATCATAGTAGAtgtttttgagaaattaaacTGTTGAAGGACAAGTTGATGAGGGTGAGGCGAGGGGCGATAAGTTGGAGATGAAGTTGGGCTTCCAGAGATGTCAAAGGCATTGCTGCTTGACCTAGCAGTGCTAATTGATGCTTCATGGTATTTATTCAATAGGTTGgttgaacattttgttttgtcttttatttttcttggtgaaaatttataaaataaatcctTGATAGGACTAGTGCACAGTTATAACTTGTGGTATGGTGAAAAGAAATCTCTTTACttgggattttctttttttagtatttgaaaTTGCGGCAACTAATTGAAGAATGAAATTCTAGTTTGGAAtggtaaaatttttgaattattgTGTCTCATTTATAGATAACttgagaaaaattaatttggagtTGACATATGTTTGTTTTAAcataaacataataatatattataaacataaCTATATGCACCACAATGTGCAAAAAAATAGATGTCCTACTAGAAAGGATGATTTTCATTTAGTTCAACCATGATCCTTCCATAATGGCATTGTATAGGAAGAAAGTATCaattattaaatttgaaaatgtccaaattttatatcataatgacgttttaaataaaattgagtaGGCCCTAGCTTTCTAATAAATTTActaaattctctaaaaaaaaaaattggtgtatAAAACACTAGTAATAGGTGTGTTTGGGTGATTAAATGTTCATCGGGTTGTGAAACTATTGTTTATTACAAGCCGACAATAATGGAGTTGGGTggctacaaaaaaataaataaataaataaataaaggatcCTACGTGAGTTTGTTAATCATCTTTTGATCACTTGCAACTTTAATTTTAGCATACTTAGTTTGCTATAAGAAGATCCTAATTTGTTCGCTATCAACCATGATTGTTGctttgaaaacaattttctattatttatattatcCTAAACTTTGAAGTTTATCTTTTAGACTTCATCTGCATTAAATTGTTCTACCGCTCAATATCCATAAAATTTGTGGCATACCCATCAAAAATTAGGTTCTTGATGGATTGAATGATAACAATGGCTAGCTCTTTCAAAAAGCATTTGctataacaattttattattacataaaattaattatttttccatTCTTTAATATAATATGATTAAGTTAATTCTTTTGGATTGCATTTTGGTATTACTTATTTATATTGtttgaaagtgttttttgtGTGAATGGAGGAAAGATATGGTAAAACTTAGGTTTTTCATCAAGTTTGGGTTTCTGAATGTCATACTTTTGCATATGTTAGTATATTCACTCAGCTTGAGGACCTTTCAAGGATTCTAAGATTTGAGTATTTGTTTAAGGTTAACACTAttcatataataaattttaattcttaaatatCCTTCTTTCACACATGATGGATCAAAAATGGAAAGGAGCAgagttgaaaaaaattaattcaattttgatTACATGTTGAAACATATGTGTAAACacaaatacaataatataaTGTCAAACATAACTATAAGCACAACCATGAAATGAATTGATACTTTAATTCAATTCTAATATTGTGTTTCCAAAAACGAAAATTCTATtaacatttattaattataaagtATCAAATTGAGtaataaagtattaaaaaaaaaaagattaagattaaggatttcttttcaaatatctTACCTCgcttagatttaaaaaaaaaaaaaaaaaaaaactaaaactcaaATCAAATAGAACAAACAATAATACATTTGTatacaaataaaacaaatagaaatttgtaaaataaattagaaaaatttacaatatcgatgtgtataaaaatgaaaaatgattacGGTCGCTCGTGTTTGACATAATCTCCTTAAGACATGTTTACATCCTTACAATTGATGGTTTGAGGCTTTTGGTCACTTATCTCTCAAGATATAATGAtcacaaaaaatagaagaaacatGTCAATCTAAATAATATAGTGAACAAAACcatgtctctttctctcaatttaactttatgcagaaaaataaattttttgcaaaagaACTTTCAATTATGAATGAGAGACTGTAGACACCTCATATTGTACTCATTAATAACCATTAGTCCCCTACCTCAATGATGAGCTCGACATACGTCAACCAAGGGTAATTAAAGTGTTCCCAATAATTTAGAGGTAATCATAACTCAAAAGTGCTTAAACTTTGAAAACGATGTTGAAAAATGACCTTTGCTTATATCTTGGCCATAATTTTGAACCtcaaataattatttgttagggtcatatgttatgtaattagctaatcctttgataaaatatactttacttgtaattgggtagatctaagatgggtttaatacatcaagaaatatgttgttcaagcatatcaagtgttcatattaaaagacatgaagattggtccaagaaacaagtgaagaaaagttgttcactAAGTCTCGACAGAGAGCTCGATCGATGCCtgctatcgagatttaatgtgAAGCTCAATAGATAGCTTAACAgcagctcgatctatcgagatttacgaTTTTCAATTTTCCAGATTTGAAATTTGGCCTAGGCATATGTATTTGTtaagggtttcttttctcacaactttagacatatataaggattattttaagatcCATCACACATGGATACAAAGACCaagcaatttattttttctgtgagaagCTACTGCACTTGTACAttatagggttttgtaactaagtgcttcctgatcttcattattgatgaagtgaagaactttgcggCATCGTTcaaagttgctggagttagtcacgtactgggatctgtgcaaaGAGTTAAtcacagattggagatttgtgcatcaaaggaaagaaggctactacaagatcaagtttaATTGGGTATTGAAgcgaaggttcaactgtagattggtattttgggataagcAAAGGTAGttgataagattccttatacttgtaaccgcttgattgttgattagcGGATTTTTGTGTGTGGTTAAAATAACTCGATGGGGTTTTTGTCTTGCAAgaggttttcctcatttgtcaacaaatcaccatgtcaatttattttccactgtaTTTAgttaatttggtgatttgttggtgccttcacaatttgcatataattgaacctaattaatcaacttgggtaattgaattaattaaccgagGTCAAATTATCTTAACCCAACATTATTGAATGTTATTATTTTCATTGGAAGGTAGACATCCTGAACTTcaatttaaatacaaattttaccTATTTTGGATTTAAAGTGAGTCAGTTATGGATATTTGAAGTCGGGCCAACAACCCAGTCAAATTGGAGTTCTGCTTACACACACTCATGATCCTGCACGCACACCTTGAGTTCTAGAATTTCTTATTCTTATATTTAGTGCCAAAAA
This genomic stretch from Quercus robur chromosome 4, dhQueRobu3.1, whole genome shotgun sequence harbors:
- the LOC126720733 gene encoding mitogen-activated protein kinase kinase kinase 20-like is translated as MYSGLWERGPLLGKGAFGSVFLAKPTSKLRSFPSLMVVKSAEISVSATLQKEKQVFDNVQGYPFVIHCFGEDSTVEDNGDMVYNLLLEYASGGSLRDLIHNSGGCGLPESDVKRYTKCILKGFNHIHGCGYVHCDIKPENVLLVNVSASTTDGAHFVAKIADLGLAKRSWQRKKMRMDLRGTALYMAPECLIECVQEPSSDIWALGCVVCEMLTGKSPWDRGKEFNKRDLFNLIADERELPEIPTGVSSQAKDFLKACLVKKYMYRFTAEMLMDHPFLDGLGDEELPAVTCVSGTDEADYEVFCFSEDYELSCSSGDLAA